The nucleotide sequence CTTGCGAAATATTTGACAAATGCAGCCACAACTGTGGAGCACAGAGTCAAATTTAGTGCAAAAGCAACATGTGGACTCAAAGCATTCCTTAAAGATGCCATAAATGTCACGAGTCCAGCTAAAGTTGCCTCAAATATTTGCTGTGAAACTGAAGGCACGGACAAAGATGGACAAGTTTGCCGCTGTTCAAAAGCCAATCAGAGCGTTCATTTCAGCCATGCGGCATATTTCCCAACCAATCAGGTTTCTCGTTTCAGCTCAGGGGGCGGGACATAAGTGTGCCTTCTGATATCGCTGAAGTAAAATACTGCTTTATCCACAGTAAGATGTTAGGGAAATGTGTCTGATGATAGATATAATCTATGACATCTGAAAACAGCAAAATACTGAGTCAACATATTCAAATGGGAAAAAGATACCAGAAAATAAACTGAGTGGCTGTTCAAAAAAATGGCTACATATAggaaatgtatcataaatattacTAGTGTTGATAGTTTTTGTAAAATTCAGTGAAATGAGCCATTGTACTTATAAGGAAGACAAAAATCATACCTTGGAGGGACATGGAAAAAGTCTTGAATAATAGGAAAACTCTTAGAAtaacttttatgttccacagaagaaagacaacCATACAGGTTGGGAAAGACATAAATATGAGTAAATTATTACTCAgtgattacttgattatgaagTTCTTGATTTTGGTGAACTAAgtctatccctttaaataaaatacaaatacactcaaaaaaatgtactttcacctttgccaattttacttaatccgttcatgttatgattacttaaaaaaaattatttaacaatgtgaacttgatgtaatctagttcattcaacaaaaaagtgtgtattgtcagctttacttaaaaattatttgttcagccgACATAACATtgttgcataaaagtaacagattaatgaaaccaacacagactggcatctcattggctgagtatttctgcagtgtattatgggtaattgttattctgtcaccctcttggagaagtgtagcaccattagataggtagatGAGTAATCCTTTTCATGGCAATGAAGTTGTTCTAATaagttttagaacaaaacaaactaaGAAACAAGCAGTTTgcaatgttattttgtgtttcatataTGCTTGTGATATAATTGGTAAGCTGAAATTATAGAAAGGTCTGAAAGAAGAGTAATATTAATCAGTTTCTCATGATTCTAAAGCAAGGGGGCCGCATTTCTAAAAtggcattattcaaattttatgtcatcattatcTAACATTTTCAGGATCAATTaactcatttgttgtttgttgactctattaaggtttgttaagtttacttaaacttattttgtaaaatgaacttaattattaaaaacattgtccaaaaaATTGCAAATTAGTTGGTctgacactattaaattaagctttgcacaaccatagtaaataagttgaatcaaccttaataaattaagttgacccaacgTAAGTACATAAAATTGTAGTAACGTaattgcataatgctgaaataaagcaaattaatcatgtggaaatcctttccatgatttttttatgttcgttcaaagagttatttttttgagtctacatccctttaagtaaaataaattacatgactATAAGCATGAAAATATACTTAAgatattacttattttaacttACGTTACTGGATTATAGATAAACGTGCTCTCTTTCACTTTTATTCCTGTATAATACTTGGTCAAATTACAGCTTTGCTGATGATGTATTATTTAGATGACAAGTGTAATGCTGAGATGGTTTGGTCCCACACTCAACTTGAATTAAAAAGGGAATGGGATCCAGGAGATTTGTGAGTTGCTCAGTtgtgacattttgttttattccATCCTCTTCACAGGTTTTCTGAACTGTATTATCAGCATTAAAGAACACAATAGTAATGCTGGATAAAACCAGAAAGAATTTAGGAAGTATTCCAGATATACTTTAAGCAAACTCTACAACATCTCTAAAATCAGAACAACTGAAGCAGTAAACACAAAACCACATGGAATCAACACTAAGTCGATTGTAGTGTCCTTCATGGTGGGCTCTAATTTGAACATTGCAGTTGCAGTCATGATTATTAGCAGAATTATTGTAAGCATCTCTCCAAACAGTGCATTGAGCAAAATCACACAAGGCACTGTGAGTTCAGCACCTACAgcacaaaacagaaataatagCAATAATTCTCTGACATTTAGTTTTTGGGGCTCCGATGATGAATTTATGACTTCAAAAGCTCCAACGTGACTCTAATGCTTGCAATGGATCCAAGGGTTACTCCTAAACCCACtgtcagtgtaaaaaaaacttttttttctttatcacttGACTTGCACACTGGTAGATAGTTTATAAGGGCTGCCACAACTGTGGAGCACAGAGCCAAATTTAGTGCAAAAGCTACATGTGGACTCAAAGCATTTCTTAAAGATTCCATAAATGTCACGAGTCCTGCTAAAGTTGCCACTAAAATGAACACTGTGCGCTTCTGTTCAGTAGCCAAAACAAATGCAATCAGTGAAATTATCAGACTCCATCCGACCACTCCAAAACTGTCACGCATTGTAGATGAGATCTTACTTTTTCCAAGTTTACCATCTATTTCATTGATTCTTTGTGAAAGCTCTAGTCTTTCAGTTTCTAACTGTTGTCTCAATACTGAGTGAAATCTGTGATCATTGAGCTGAACCAACTTATCTATTTCTGTTATAAGAGTTGCTCTTTGAGCAGGTTTTGGTTCAGAGTCTCTTATGATGTGAATTCTTCCTCCACATGCGTTGATCATTTCTCCAGCAATCCCTCTGGACGCTCCTGTCAAAGGTTCCTGGTGGTTTTGGAGCAGAAGAACAATGCAGTACTGCAGGACTTCTGCTCCCAGCAGCTCCTGGGCTCGTTTCTCAatatcacactgttgtgattgtTGATCTTCCAGATTCAGGAGCATTAAAACGGCGTGAGGTCCAGGAGACGAGAGAAACAGCGCTGTTGTGAAGGTCTGTCTCGCTGCGTCCTCCTCACAGAGGTTTGGTCCAGTGACCAGCATCATTCTACGAGCCCCGTCTGTAATTACTGGAGTCTTCTCAATCTCTCTGTCCTCCTGTCCTCCGTCTTTCCTTCCTGACAGAAGATCTGCAGCATCTTAATATTACTTATTAACATTTGTACGTTTCATACAGTAAGTTGGATTTTATTTACAGGTTAATCTTCACATGAAGTTAAATCACAACAACATGATGTGAAAACTGCATTGGTTTGTCTACAGTCCTGCAGAGGAGGTAAGTGGACAATTAACATATTTTCATCCAGAGCTAAAGGATCTTACCAACAAGtaaaatgtatacataataaTGAGTCTTTTGTGTTTTAGTCAATGTTTGTGATTTACACTAGATTAGGGTTCCTCAAGTCTTGTCGTGTAGagccaatgcgctgcagagtttaggtccaaccttgatcaaactctcctacctgtgattttctaatgatcctgaagacattgattcgcatgctcaggtgtgtttgattaggattagagctcaactctgcaggaaagtggatcttgtgggccagatttgaggatccctgcacTAGATTAATGAAATCTGCTTTTGCCAAATTACTATTAATGAACCAAATCATAATGCAACATTAAACAAGTAAGAAACTGATTACGTTTTCTACTATTGCTTTGGGAAAATTCACTACCACCTCTAAAATGGACAGAATGACTAATCCAataaacacacaagcacatgaAAAAAAACAGTGTAAGAAAAATTAACCAGAGTACAGTCTTTATCATTTCATTGTTTAAATGGAAAGTCATAATTGTCAATCCTAATGTTAGCAGCCTTATTGTCATCATCCcaccaaacacactcacaaaccaaATGGAAAATGTTGCCCCAAAGGTACAACACAGAAATGACCCTAGTGCTTGTATTGACTGTTCACAGCTAATCATTGTGGCGAAAACACTGAATGCAAAAGCACCAACTGTGACCCCAGGAGCCGCATAACATGCTATGAGCACATCTGCCCATGTCCTAGTGCTGATGATTGTTCCCAAGACCAGAGCTGAACCCATCAAAAGCACAAAAGATATCATTTTAGCGCATGGAAGTATTAGCAgcctgaaacaaaatattatgatATGACTTATGATTAATCTGAAGTCTTGACAATTGCTCTTAAACTCAATATCAGCTAATTTAGAGTCTTTTGTAAGAACAGTTGCTAATGATGATAATAAGGCCAAATTAAGTGGGATGGCAAGATCTGGACTCAGAAAACGTCTTAGATAGACcataaacaatacaaatacagtaaatgctGCCCcataaatcaaatttatttcCTTTCCTTTAGTGTAAATAGCAAGAGCAGTTACTGAAATGAAGAAAATCCATCCTATGATTCCAACTGCTCCTCCAAAAGTTTCATATATTACAGATAAAACCTGGTTTTCATGCATATCTTGAATGGTTTCTACAGTTTCTAATTTATGAACTGAATAAAAGCTGCCACCATTGAGCTGACCTAACTTGTCTATTTCCGCTATAAGAGCTGCTCTTTGAGCAGGTTTTGGTTCAGAGTCTCTTATGATGTGAATTCTTCCTCCACATGCGTTGATCATTTCTCCAGCAATCCCTCTGGACGCTCCTGTCAAAGGTTCCTGGTGGTTTTGGAGCAGAAGAACAATGCAGTACTGCAGGACTTCTGCTCCCAGCAGCTCCTGGGCTCGTTTCTCAatatcacactgttgtgattggTGATCTTCCAGATTCAGGAGCATTAAAACGGCGTGAGGTCCAGGAGATGAGAGAAACAGCGCTGTTGTGAAGCTCTGTCTCGCTGCGTCCTCCTCACAGAGGTTTGGTCCAGTGACCAGCATCATTCTACGAGCCCCGTCTGTAATTACTGGAGTCTTTACAATCTCTCTGTCCTCCTGTCCTCCGTCTTTCCTTCCTGACAGTAGATCTGCAGCACTGAATCTGGACTGACCTCTGACCCCCACAACCAGGATCCTCACTTCATCAATGTCATCATGAGAAGCTGAAAAGGAAAGTTCAATcatcacacaaagaaaaaaactaattgcCAGTGGAGTAAGAAAAAAAATCGAAGATACTGTATGTTCTCTgatatattgtatgtatatatatgtatatatgtgtttatgtgtatatatatatatatatgtatgtatatgtatgtatatgtgtgtgtgtgtgtgtgtgtgtatatatatatatatatatatatatatatatatatatatatatatatatatatatgtatatatatattaggggtgtaacggttcacaaaattcatggttcggTTCGACACgaaacactgatgtcacggttcggtacggtttggtacgttttagatacagcaaaatgtaaaaacatctcaacttttcagaatgccacaagcgcaccgtgtgtcatgtgacaagaactaaccaatcagcttcatcctttcccgtaacaatgttgaaagctcagccaagatgaaggaacagctgatcatagttgtatatggattgcaattttgaaataaattaagtagcagagctagcctacttcAAGCGATTTtcagagctgcaaatccatttatcctttgctgaaatttccgcgtcttcatggagagagcacgtcattgttgcttagcaaaggcagatgcctcaggggcgcttctgcccgagcactttggaaaggaggagaaagacgcgcctagcgttttccacgcgtttttaggcgcaatatgtgaacggcccctaaggcgctcgctcactcagcacgcgctgaaggctcgttgcaaaatgtctaatgcatttaacagaccagaaatagaagatcctccaataaccaacaggtctggtgtttgggtgcactttggattccctgtaagctataatggtgatgacagaatgaatggtaaatagtaaggtctcatatccgcggctataatgtaaatgtaacgtaaatgtagcctaccaatcgccgcggtgatgtcttttgccctgtttgagtcagttggaaatgtctgtataaatgctgcagggatagatTGTTGCGtgtatttttctccttttttccgtcttttcccagatactgacacactaaggtgatgtcggcgtaaatgagttgacatgtttcaagtattcccgctggtgttttttattttatttatttttttattcccgctggtgtaccctattgtcatgtagcagatgcgaccgttgtttttttatccaccactcacttgccatcaccattatagcttacagggaatccaaagcaaatgcactcaaacaccagacctgttggttattggaggatcttctatttctggtctgttaaacgcactgGCCACCAcataccgtgcatgaactgctcgctcactcagcgcctgactgagtagcctaacataaacatataagttggtgtttttttcttcttcaggagtgtcaggggcgttgcctgttacgtcgtttgggttattgggctaccttgttgaacgcatatcattatatttcacttttttttgttcaaatataattaattagttcaacgaaccgttcggtacataatgcgtaatgcgaacggttcaatacaaatacgcgtatcgttacacccctaatatacattaatatatatatatatataaatatatatatatatatatatatatatatatatatatatatatatacactgatggGCAGTAGCATTGCTACCACCAACACTACACCTCGTAACGTCATTGGCTCCTCaaactgtcagtcaaacctcATCAATCCACCTTTTTCGTGAATGAAGTATGGCGTGCAGTTTGGAGCATCTCAGCTTGTTTGCATTCGGAAGAACTGttgatttaataaatatagtgttttctttactcaagaaacacaacatttataaaggctaatgtttttgtatttgaggAGCGGAGAACAGTGTCTCAGCATTTGTTGTCAAGTCACAGTCAAATACAGGTCAAGATAATGTTAACTGCATCTCCTGCACTCCATCAAGCCTCTCCCATCATAGCTGTCACCATTCAAATTAATGCAcaatctgtatagcatgtgtgtaagactcaaATACAGTTATGAAGTAATAATTGTATGACGAATAattatttcagtgagtaaaactgacTGTGTCTATTATGGACTACatgacattattaaattattattcaattattttttaaaatattattattttcaatgattgtccctgcaataattaaaaatgaattttgccTAAGTCAAAATATAAGGTAAATCCAGCCCTGTACATGATACTGATTTTTGTTTCTAAATTGGTTTGGAACAGTTGTTGAATAAACAACTAAACTGAACTATTATACCTGTCTGTCCGCTTGACTGACAGTTTTATAGATCACTGAGAGAGCAAGGACTTGGTATGATGTTggttcaatataaaataataaattagtaaaaaaaaaaataacttggaTGTAGTAAACTACTTTTGCCATTTTGCTGTCGCTAAGCTTGCTACATTTCACAGGGCTGTAGTGTTAGTGAAGTGAAGCTTCATTTAATGAAGGGTAAATATTAGCTTACTCTAAATTGCTTGAAGAACTGTAATTTTTCATTCAGATGAATAATCAAGTTGCTAACAATGCTTTTTTTGAATTttcaattcccagagaacacaaactgaaaagataaagaaaaaaagcagCTACTAACCTTCTGAATATGTGATGTCAAATGCAAGAATCAATATTAGCAGCCAATTTGCATTTATCTTGTTTGACTTCATCTTATAACCACAGGTATGGTCTCACAAAATGAAGTTCAGAGCTGGGATCGTTGTGAGAAAACCAGAAAAACCCGTAATGTGCTTAAAGGAGTTGTGTCATTATCAGGTTTATGATCTATTTTCTGTTTGACTGAGTTTTCAAGATTCCTGTCATTTGACCATGTCACCAttcaccatgtcacaaagctcagatcatctcagactggtttcttgaacataacaatgagttcactttactcaaatggcattcacagtcaccagatctcaatccaataaagcagctttgggatgtgatgGATATGTTTTAATGagagattcgcatcatggatgtgcagctgacaaatcttcagcaactgcgtgatgctatcatgtaaatatggaccaaaatctatgaggaatgtttccaacaccttgttgaatctatgcagCAAAGAATTAGGgtagttctgaaggcaaaagaggGTCCAACCCTTtgctagcaaggtgtacctaataaactGGCCAGTCAGtgtatattagggatgtcaatgTTATTAATGCATGCATTGTCTCTTTTGCATAgatttgaacactttgttggcattaatggaagtgcattagcattagcatataATCGTACTTATATCACCGCCAttagttcgtagcagtgaatgaagatgtatcatatcgatcacaagtgcagtatggagtacctcaaggctcactACTAGGGCCGATACTCTTCACGCTTtctatgttacccttgggagatatcatcaggaaacatggtattagctttcactgttatgctgatgatactcagctctatatttcttcgcggccttgtgaaacacaccaatttgaaaaactaatggaatgcatagtcaatataaaaaactggatgacgagtaatttcttactgctaaattctgaaaaaacagaggtgttaattataggacct is from Carassius auratus strain Wakin chromosome 25, ASM336829v1, whole genome shotgun sequence and encodes:
- the LOC113042803 gene encoding GTPase IMAP family member 5 is translated as MKLTNTKPVSLFTLILLFHTVQAEASHDDIDEVRILVVGVRGQSRFSAADLLSGRKDGGQEDREIVKTPVITDGARRMMLVTGPNLCEEDAARQSFTTALFLSSPGPHAVLMLLNLEDHQSQQCDIEKRAQELLGAEVLQYCIVLLLQNHQEPLTGASRGIAGEMINACGGRIHIIRDSEPKPAQRAALIAEIDKLGQLNGGSFYSVHKLETVETIQDMHENQVLSVIYETFGGAVGIIGWIFFISVTALAIYTKGKEINLIYGAAFTVFVLFMVYLRRFLSPDLAIPLNLALLSSLATAANTSMR